In Hydrotalea sp., the genomic stretch CTGAAAATAACCTTTAGCCAAAAACGCCGTTATAAGCAACGAGAATTTATGGGGCTATGACGATGATAGCTTTACGTTTTTCCTTATTATCCTATGGATTTTTTTAAAATCGATGGGCGTTTTTGGATATCGATTTTGAACTTTAATAAAATAATAAACAAATAATATAACATTAAGTATCGAGAATAATACTGTAGCATCCAGACCGCTAATCACCCTATTGTCAACCTTACCATAGAAAATAATTAAATTAATATTTGAAGAAATTAAAACAAATAAGAAATCATAATAGTAATTTTTCTTTTCCGTGGCCAAAATCGCTAATAGCAAGACTGTAATATAAATATGGTTTTCATGCGCGCTGACCCCCATGATAAAATACACAAGGAAGCCCAAGCTGGTGTAGGCCAACAATGTCTCAAAATTTTTCTTCCTTATCGCAAAAGAAAACAAGGCGTAAATATAAACTATATAGAAAATCAATTTAAAAATTTTTATGCCATGGGGGGATAAATAAATATAACGCACCATTCCATTATCTAAACCACCATATTTTTCAGGATGGAATAAATGCAACAGCCAAGTTACCAGCCAATCAAAATTCAAAGCGTTAGCCGATAAAAAGCTGTTCGAAAAAGAAAATTGAAGTGTTTTTATGATAGGTTCTAGCCCAAAAAAATAAAAAGCGGCGATAAATATAAAAAATGCGGGCAGGGATGATTTTAATAATATATCAAATTTTATGCTTTTAACAAATTGACCTGGCAATGAGATGATTGATTGATTGATTGATTGATTGATTGATGTAGAATATAAATAAAAATAAATGGCCCAAGAACAAGTGGTTGATATTTAATAAGACACGCGATGGCAAACATTACAGAAAATAAAACATAACGCTGATGTTTTAATCCCCAAAAGGCGAAAAATAAAAATGGCGCGAAATAAATATCGCCATAACCAAAGATGGTGGCGTTGCATATTAAGCCAATAAAAAAAATAATCCCAATGGTAAAATTCCTATTAGAATTAGCAAAGCAAAAAAGAAACGTAAAAAACGACACAACATACAAAACAAAAATTGATAATTTATTCGCAAAAAAACTATCAACTTGGTTTGAATTAAAAAATGCAATTATTTTATAAAAAAATTGTAATATGGTTATTGTTAACGGCGGATAAACATTTGGCACTTCTGACAGTTCTGTTGCTTTTTTAAAACCTTCACCAAAACCAAGCTGGCCAACCATTTCCAGCCACCTGGTTCTGTCATCAACATCATGCGTCCCAGCATTAGAAAAAAAAATTAGCGAAAATAATATTACCAAAAAAATAAGTAACCACTGGTCAATGCCAACAAATGGCTTAAATGCTTCTTTACCGCGATATTTTGTTTTTATCATCTTAGAAGAAATATGATGTTTGTCTTATAATGTCAATGTCTTCTTGGCTCCATTTGGCAAAGGGCGCGAAATAGGCTATAATGGAAGAATGTCATCGCAGAAAAAAGTGGGGTTATTCGTAACATGTTTGGTCGACATGTTTCGCCCCTCGGTCGCGACCTCGGCCATTCGGTTGTTAAAAAAATGCGGTTTCGCGGTGGTGGTCAGCCCGCGCCAAACCTGTTGCGGCCAGGTCGCATTCAACAATGGCGACCGCGACACCGCCCGCAATATCGCGCGCGAATTACTTTACGAATTTCATGATTGCGATTATATCGTCGCGCCATCGGCGTCATGCGCCGGCATGGTGGTGAAAAATTACGGCGAGCTTTTTCCTCATCCTGATAGGGCAGGCCACCTGTTCGGGCATAATCTTTACCATTTTGATAAGAACGAAGACCTGCCGCATCGCGCCGATGGTTTCCGCGCCAAGTTTTATGAATTGAGCGACTTCCTTTATCATGTTGTCAATTTCCAGCCGAGCAATATCGCGCCCTATGTTGGCGACCGAAAAATTTCCTACCACGATAGTTGTTCGTCATTGCGCGACACCAAAACATTCATCGCGGCGCGTGGTTTGTTGGCGCGCGCCGGCGTGGCGGCGGCGAACTTAGCCGATGCCGAAGCCTGTTGCGGGTTTGGCGGCAGTTTCACCACCGACTTCCCCAATATCTCAGCCAGCATCACCGATAAAAAATGCGATGATATTTTATCAACCGCGCCCGATATTTTGTTGTCGGCCGACCTTGGCTGTTTGCTCCATTTGGTTGGCCGCTTAAGCCGGCGTGGCGCGGCGGTTGAGGCATTTCACCTTATCGAATTTTTGGACGAGCAAGCCCACAGCCAATTTTTATTGCCGCTGGGCAAGGAATTAAATAACGCGGCGCAAAAAACCCCTGCGGCGCAACAACCAGCCAAATAATTATGTCAGTCGAAAATTTTTCCGCCGCCGCCGATAAGGCAATTAAAAACGATGGCTTGCAACAACGCCTGGCCCACATCACCCACGAATTTATAAATAAACGGCAAGCGGCGGTTAACGCCGTCCCCGATTGGGAGGCATGGCGCGTCGCCGGCAAAAATATCAAACAACATGCCATCGAGCATTTGGATATTTACCTCGAGGAGTTTGAAAAAAACCTGACCAACGCCGGTGGCGAATTGCATTATTGCCAAACGGGCGAGGAGGCGGCGGACAAAATTTTGCGCATCTGCCAACAGCATAAGGCGCAATTGGTGGTGAAATCAAAATCGATGGTCGCCGAAGAAATAAACCTCAACCAACATTTTGCCAAAAACAATATCAAGTTGGTCGAAACCGACCTGGGCGATTATATTGTGCAATTACGCGGCGACGAACCGGCGCACCCAATTGCACCGGCGTTGCACGTGGGCAAGGCGATGGTCGCCGAAACATTTCGGCAAGAACATAAAAACCTGCCGCGCAATCGCCCATTGGAAAGCATCGGCGATTTGATGGCGGAGGCACGCGGCAT encodes the following:
- a CDS encoding (Fe-S)-binding protein; amino-acid sequence: MSSQKKVGLFVTCLVDMFRPSVATSAIRLLKKCGFAVVVSPRQTCCGQVAFNNGDRDTARNIARELLYEFHDCDYIVAPSASCAGMVVKNYGELFPHPDRAGHLFGHNLYHFDKNEDLPHRADGFRAKFYELSDFLYHVVNFQPSNIAPYVGDRKISYHDSCSSLRDTKTFIAARGLLARAGVAAANLADAEACCGFGGSFTTDFPNISASITDKKCDDILSTAPDILLSADLGCLLHLVGRLSRRGAAVEAFHLIEFLDEQAHSQFLLPLGKELNNAAQKTPAAQQPAK